One Aegilops tauschii subsp. strangulata cultivar AL8/78 chromosome 7, Aet v6.0, whole genome shotgun sequence genomic window carries:
- the LOC109752536 gene encoding protein argonaute 1D, producing MGSWRLRMPGFGDEGGGGGRGVGQGRGAGGRGRGGFGFYPQQDGRGGGGGSYQPRGAAQQWRPAAPAPAHPPQTHANGNGGPAATIAPELRQAKTDAAAPAPPAQAPPPPVALEAVAEHLDLEDVTDQFDALSMDGDSASVTTAAGRELVAVRAPIPRADSSCKFPHRPGSGRAGTRCLVKANHFLAELPDKDLHQYDVAITPETSRVSGRAVMAELVRLHRASYLGGRLPAYDGRKSMYTAGPLPFTSKEFHITLLEEDDGSGQERRERTFKVVIRYAARADLRRLEQYIAGRQAEAPQEALQVLDIVLRELPTARYAPYGRSFFSPDFGRRRSLGDGVESWRGFYQTIRPTQMGLSLNIDMSATSFFEPLPVLDFVGQLLNADIHSRSLSDAERVKIKKALRGVKVEVTHRGNIRRKYRISGLTPQTTRELSFPVDQGGTVKSVVQYFQETYGFAIQHINLPCLTVGNQQRPNYLPMEVCKIVEGQRYSKRLNQGQIRALLEETCQRPHDRERDIVQMVNHNSYHDDPYAKEFGIKISERLASVEARILPAPRLKYSETGREKDCLPRVGQWNMMNKKMVNGARVRSWLCVNFARNVQESMATGFCRELARMCQASGMDFALEPVLPVIYVRPDQVERGLKARFHDAMTALGPQRKEIELLIGILPDNNGSLYGDLKRVCEIDLGLISQCCLTKQVFKMNKQILANLSLKINVKVGGRNTVLADALTRRIPLVTDKPTIIFGADVTHPHPGEDSSPSIAAVVASQDWPEVTKYAGLVSAQTHRQELIEDLYNVTHDPQRGTIHGGMVRELLISFKRTTGEKPERIIFYRDGVSEGQFYQVLLHELDAIRKACASLEANYQPLVTFVVVQKRHHTRLFAHNHNDQSTVDKSGNILPGTVIDSKICHPTEFDFFLCSHAGIKGTSRPAHYHVLWDENNFTADGLQTLTNNLCYTYARCTRSVSIVPPAYYAHLAAFRARFYMEPDSSDSGSISSARKSGSSTSRSTRAAGAGVVRPLPALKDSVKKVMFYC from the exons ATGGGGTCGTGGAGGCTGAGGATGCCGGGGTTCGGCGAcgaaggtggcggcggcgggagaGGGGTCGGCCAGGGCAGGGGCGCCGGCGGCCGTGGCCGCGGCGGCTTCGGCTTCTACCCTCAGCAagacggccgcggaggaggaggaggctccTACCAGCCTCGCGGCGCGGCGCAGCAGTGGCGTCCGGCCGCCCCTGCTCCGGCGCATCCACCGCAGACGCACGCCAATGGCAACGGTGGCCCGGCCGCCACGATAGCTCCCGAGCTGCGCCAAGCAAAGACggacgccgccgctccggctcCGCCCGCccaggccccgccgccgccggtggcCCTCGAGGCCGTCGCCGAGCACCTCGACCTCGAGGACGTCACCGACCAGTTCGACGCTCTGTCCATGGACGGCGACTCGGCCTCGGTCACCACCGCCGCCGGCCGGGAGCTCGTCGCGGTCCGGGCGCCGATCCCGCGGGCGGACAGCTCCTGCAAGTTCCCGCACCGCCCCGGGAGCGGGCGGGCCGGCACGCGGTGCCTGGTGAAGGCGAACCACTTCCTCGCCGAGCTGCCGGACAAGGACCTGCACCAGTACGACGTGGCCATCACGCCGGAGACGTCCCGGGTGTCCGGCCGCGCCGTCATGGCCGAGCTGGTGCGGCTGCACCGGGCGTCCTACCTCGGCGGCCGCCTCCCGGCCTACGACGGCCGCAAGAGCATGTACACCGCCGGCCCGCTGCCCTTCACCTCCAAGGAGTTCCACATCACCCTGCTCGAGGAGGACGACGGCTCCGGCCAGGAGAG GCGTGAGAGGACCTTCAAGGTGGTGATCAGGTACGCGGCGAGGGCCGATCTGCGCCGCCTCGAGCAGTACATCGCCGGAAGGCAGGCCGAGGCCCCCCAGGAGGCCCTGCAGGTTCTTGACATCGTCCTGCGTGAGCTGCCAACAGCTAG ATATGCGCCATATGGTCGATCGTTCTTCTCGCCGGACTTCGGGAGGAGGCGGTCTCTCGGCGACGGGGTTGAGAGCTGGCGCGGGTTTTATCAGACCATTCGCCCTACCCAGATGGGATTGTCGCTCAATATCG ATATGTCAGCAACATCTTTCTTCGAGCCGCTGCCTGTCCTCGATTTTGTCGGGCAGCTTTTGAACGCTGACATTCACTCAAGGTCCCTCTCGGATGCCGAGCGTGTCAAG ATCAAGAAGGCCCTAAGGGGAGTGAAGGTGGAAGTTACTCACCGTGGCAACATACGGCGCAAGTACCGGATATCTGGTTTAACACCTCAGACAACTAGGGAGCTAAG TTTTCCTGTTGATCAAGGGGGTACGGTGAAGTCCGTTGTCCAGTATTTTCAGGAGACATATGGGTTTGCCATCCAGCACATCAATCTTCCCTGTCTGACAGTCGGCAACCAGCAGCGTCCAAATTACCTCCCCATGGAG GTCTGCAAAATAGTGGAGGGGCAGAGGTACTCCAAGAGGCTGAACCAGGGTCAGATAAGAGCTCTTCTTGAGGAGACGTGCCAGCGTCCACATGACCGGGAGCGCGACATAGTTCAG ATGGTGAATCACAACTCTTACCACGATGATCCGTATGCAAAAGAGTTTGGTATTAAGATCAGCGAGCGCCTGGCATCGGTCGAGGCACGGATTTTACCTGCTCCTCGG CTTAAGTACAGCGAGACTGGCAGAGAGAAGGATTGCTTGCCTAGAGTTGGCCAGTGgaatatgatgaacaag AAAATGGTCAATGGTGCTAGAGTCAGGAGCTGGCTGTGTGTCAACTTCGCTCGAAATGTGCAAGAGAGTATGGCTACTGGATTCTGCCGTGAACTCGCTCGCATGTGCCAAGCCTCAGGAATG GACTTTGCTTTGGAGCCTGTTCTTCCGGTTATATACGTGCGCCCTGATCAAGTGGAGAGAGGTTTGAAAGCTAGGTTCCATGATGCGATGACCGCACTTGGACCGCAGCGCAAGGAGATCGAGTTGCTTATTGGAATTCTCCCTGATAACAATGGCTCACTTTATG GTGACCTGAAGCGTGTCTGCGAGATCGACCTTGGGCTAATTTCCCAGTGCTGTTTGACAAAGCAAGTGTTCAAGATGAACAAGCAAATCCTGGCAAACCTTTCTCTGAAGATAAATGTCAAG GTTGGGGGAAGGAACACTGTACTGGCTGACGCGTTGACAAGGCGCATTCCTTTGGTTACCGACAAGCCGACGATCATATTCGGCGCAGATGTCACCCATCCTCATCCTGGTGAAGACAGCAGCCCCTCCATTGCTGCA GTTGTGGCCTCCCAAGATTGGCCTGAGGTGACCAAGTATGCTGGCCTAGTCTCTGCTCAGACTCACAGGCAGGAATTAATAGAGGATCTGTACAATGTCACTCATGATCCTCAGAGAGGAACCATCCATGGTGGCATGGTCAG GGAGCTTCTTATATCCTTCAAGCGAACAACCGGAGAAAAGCCTGAGCGTATTATTTTTTATAG AGATGGTGTGAGTGAAGGCCAGTTCTACCAAGTTCTACTGCATGAGCTTGATGCCATCAGAAAG GCATGCGCATCGCTGGAAGCAAACTACCAGCCGCTGGTTACATTCGTCGTGGTCCAGAAGCGCCACCACACCAGGCTGTTTGCGCACAACCACAATGACCAGAGCACCGTCGACAAGAGCGGCAACATCCTTCCTG GCACTGTCATTGACTCCAAGATCTGCCACCCTACAGAGTTTGATTTCTTCCTGTGCAGCCATGCCGGCATCAAG GGCACGAGCCGCCCCGCGCATTACCATGTCCTGTGGGATGAGAACAACTTCACTGCTGATGGACTGCAGACCCTCACCAACAACCTCTGCTACAC TTACGCGAGGTGCACGCGCTCGGTGTCTATCG TCCCTCCAGCATACTACGCTCACCTGGCCGCCTTCCGTGCCCGCTTCTACATGGAGCCGGACAGCTCCGACAGCGGCTCCATCTCGAGCGCGCGCAAGTCCGGCTCGTCGACGTCCCGCAGCACCCGAGCTGCAGGCGCCGGGGTCGTCAGGCCCCTCCCTGCACTCAAGGACAGCGTGAAGAAGGTCATGTTCTACTGCTGA